The Candidatus Binataceae bacterium genome window below encodes:
- a CDS encoding sulfurtransferase TusA family protein gives MIDAVKPAAEVIRLDLRGVKCPLNWAHAKVRLERMARGETLELTLDDPRGARDIPRAAEGEGYAIVETRAAAGVWILRIEK, from the coding sequence ATGATCGATGCGGTGAAGCCCGCCGCGGAGGTAATCCGTCTCGATTTGAGAGGCGTTAAATGCCCGCTCAATTGGGCGCATGCCAAGGTGCGCCTGGAGCGGATGGCCAGGGGCGAAACGCTGGAACTGACGCTCGACGATCCGCGCGGCGCACGCGACATCCCGCGCGCCGCCGAGGGCGAGGGGTACGCTATAGTCGAGACCCGCGCTGCGGCAGGCGTCTGGATACTCAGGATCGAAAAGTAA
- a CDS encoding CoA ester lyase gives MRLRRSELSTPGSNQRMIERAAASSADLVFLDLEDSVAPNEKVAALGRVIDALNGLDWGKKTRAVRINNVETEYAYREVIELAEKAGDNLDLIIIPKVKAPRDIWFVDTLLSGIEMTLKRKRRIGLEVLIEEVQALINVEEIARCTPRLEAIIFGPGDFSASQGVRFPAKGAPGYPGDMWHYARNKIVVAARAAGIDAIDGPFADFHDPEGYRREATWASILGFVGKWAIHPSQIDLANEVYSPTREEVARARKMAEVYAKAEADGLGAVTYEGVMIDVASVRGIRHVIERADLIGM, from the coding sequence GCCGACCTCGTGTTCCTCGACCTCGAGGATTCGGTTGCGCCCAACGAAAAAGTCGCGGCGCTCGGCCGCGTTATCGACGCGCTGAACGGTTTGGACTGGGGCAAAAAAACCCGCGCCGTGCGGATCAACAACGTCGAAACCGAGTACGCCTACCGCGAGGTGATCGAGCTTGCCGAGAAAGCGGGCGACAACCTCGACCTGATAATCATTCCCAAGGTCAAGGCGCCGCGCGACATCTGGTTCGTCGATACTTTGCTCTCGGGGATTGAAATGACGCTCAAACGCAAGCGGCGCATCGGGCTCGAGGTCCTAATCGAGGAAGTGCAGGCGCTGATCAACGTCGAGGAGATAGCGCGATGTACGCCGCGGCTGGAGGCGATCATTTTCGGCCCCGGCGATTTCAGCGCTTCGCAGGGCGTGCGCTTTCCGGCCAAGGGCGCTCCGGGCTATCCCGGCGACATGTGGCATTATGCGCGCAACAAGATCGTGGTCGCGGCGCGCGCGGCCGGAATCGACGCGATCGACGGTCCTTTCGCCGACTTCCACGATCCCGAAGGGTACCGGCGTGAGGCGACCTGGGCGTCGATCCTGGGCTTCGTCGGCAAATGGGCGATCCATCCGAGCCAGATCGATCTCGCCAACGAAGTCTATTCGCCGACCAGGGAAGAGGTCGCGCGGGCGCGCAAGATGGCCGAGGTTTACGCCAAGGCCGAGGCCGACGGCCTCGGCGCAGTTACCTACGAAGGCGTGATGATCGACGTCGCGTCCGTCCGCGGCATCCGCCACGTTATCGAGCGCGCGGATTTGATCGGGATGTAA